One Candidatus Binatia bacterium DNA window includes the following coding sequences:
- a CDS encoding autoinducer-2 kinase: protein MRRPPVFVALDAGTGGGKCAIFDATGRCLAAVRRPWSYRITSHPEIPFVRRFDFDPETFWSFLCECTRRALESARVEPQRIAGVAATSQREGCVFLDREGREVMAAPNLDARGFAEGLEVLEALGPERLYEVTGHSAPFIFPLVRYLWYRKQGGAPVRRILMLNDWIVYRLSGAEVSEPSNGTESLMFDLRTRNWSREILEKFDIPSELLPPVGAPGEVAGRVHRRAARETGLPEGLPVYLGGADTQCSLLGAGAISPGQAAATLGTTAPLQIVTDRPTFDPKHNLWAGCHVLEERWVLESNIGDTGDAYRWLLELLGKGRSPSSLYRYGEKLAGEDGPPPEVFSFVGPSIFDTTQLRPDRPGGILFPFPGLHVRPSAADIVRAFLDSIGFAIRANYEQLLEVTGTTPGDIVLSGGLTRNEKLLRRCATILGRPLSVTREPESAALGCAILVARGSGVHPSTEEAVRKMVRLRTVEPEVSLRESYQRAYERWKDLSYKLSQLAF from the coding sequence ATGCGAAGACCACCCGTTTTCGTCGCCCTCGACGCGGGAACCGGCGGTGGAAAGTGCGCGATTTTCGACGCTACGGGCCGGTGCCTGGCCGCCGTACGTCGGCCCTGGAGCTACCGAATCACCTCCCACCCCGAGATTCCCTTCGTGCGCCGGTTCGACTTCGATCCCGAGACCTTCTGGAGCTTTCTCTGCGAATGCACGCGCCGGGCCCTGGAGAGCGCCCGGGTGGAGCCGCAACGGATCGCCGGCGTCGCGGCCACGAGCCAGCGCGAAGGCTGCGTCTTTCTGGATCGAGAAGGTCGCGAAGTCATGGCCGCGCCGAACCTGGACGCCCGGGGCTTCGCCGAAGGACTCGAGGTCCTCGAGGCGCTCGGTCCCGAGCGACTCTACGAGGTCACGGGACACTCGGCCCCCTTCATCTTCCCGCTGGTCCGCTACCTCTGGTACCGCAAGCAGGGAGGCGCGCCCGTCCGCCGCATTCTGATGCTGAACGACTGGATCGTGTACCGGCTCTCCGGCGCCGAAGTGTCCGAACCCTCGAACGGTACGGAATCCCTCATGTTCGACCTCCGGACCCGGAACTGGTCCCGCGAGATTCTCGAGAAGTTCGACATTCCTTCGGAGCTCCTGCCGCCCGTCGGGGCTCCGGGAGAAGTGGCCGGGAGAGTGCACCGGAGGGCCGCCCGGGAGACGGGACTTCCCGAAGGTCTGCCCGTGTACCTGGGAGGGGCCGACACGCAATGCTCTCTTCTGGGAGCGGGCGCAATCTCGCCCGGGCAGGCGGCAGCGACGCTCGGGACGACGGCCCCGCTCCAGATCGTGACGGACCGCCCGACCTTCGATCCGAAACACAACCTCTGGGCAGGCTGCCACGTTCTCGAGGAACGCTGGGTCCTCGAAAGCAACATCGGCGACACCGGAGACGCTTACCGCTGGCTTCTCGAGCTCCTCGGGAAGGGACGCTCGCCGTCGAGCCTCTATCGGTACGGCGAAAAGCTGGCCGGCGAGGACGGCCCCCCGCCGGAGGTCTTCTCGTTCGTCGGCCCCTCGATCTTCGACACGACACAACTCCGTCCCGACCGGCCCGGAGGCATTCTCTTCCCGTTCCCCGGCCTCCACGTCCGGCCGAGCGCCGCCGACATCGTCCGGGCCTTTCTCGACAGCATCGGCTTTGCGATCCGGGCCAACTACGAACAGCTCCTGGAAGTCACCGGGACGACGCCCGGTGACATCGTGCTGAGCGGCGGCCTCACCCGGAACGAAAAGCTTCTCCGCCGGTGCGCGACCATCCTCGGGAGGCCTCTGTCCGTGACGCGCGAGCCCGAAAGCGCGGCACTGGGCTGTGCGATCCTGGTCGCGCGGGGCTCCGGGGTCCACCCCTCGACGGAAGAGGCCGTGCGGAAGATGGTCCGTCTCCGCACGGTAGAGCCGGAAGTGTCCTTGCGGGAGTCCTACCAGCGCGCCTACGAGCGCTGGAAGGACCTTTCGTACAAGCTCTCGCAGCTGGCCTTTTGA
- the trmL gene encoding tRNA (cytidine(34)-2'-O)-methyltransferase yields MVLVEPEIPPNTGNVGRLCAATRCRLHLVGPLGFSLDDKHLRRAGLDYWPHVDYRAYRDWTAFESEGGLAGGRAFFFSARASRSYLEVSYRPGDWLVFGKESSGLPPALLERNRERVFRIPVLTERVRSLNLANAVAIVVYEALRQTVLAR; encoded by the coding sequence GTGGTTCTGGTGGAGCCGGAGATCCCTCCCAATACGGGAAACGTAGGGAGGCTTTGCGCTGCCACGCGCTGCCGCCTTCACCTGGTCGGGCCGCTGGGATTCTCGCTCGACGACAAACACCTCCGCCGGGCGGGGCTGGACTACTGGCCCCATGTGGACTACCGCGCCTACCGGGACTGGACGGCCTTCGAGTCCGAGGGTGGGTTGGCGGGAGGACGTGCCTTCTTTTTCTCCGCGCGCGCTTCCCGGTCCTACCTGGAAGTGTCGTACCGACCCGGCGATTGGCTCGTGTTCGGCAAGGAAAGCTCCGGCTTGCCGCCGGCCCTTCTCGAGCGGAACCGGGAGCGCGTTTTCCGAATTCCCGTGCTCACGGAGCGTGTTCGGAGCCTCAACCTCGCCAACGCGGTCGCGATCGTCGTTTACGAGGCGTTGCGACAGACGGTACTCGCGAGATGA
- the dtd gene encoding D-aminoacyl-tRNA deacylase, giving the protein MRALVQRVSRARVLVDGRTVGEIGRGLLVFLGVGAGDGERDVEWIARKIVGLRIFEDERGRFEHSVEEVGGGLLVVSQFTLFADTRKGRRPSFSGAAEPREAERLYRACLEAFERLGLPPASGLFGARMQVELTNDGPVTVWLDSRAS; this is encoded by the coding sequence GTGCGGGCCCTGGTCCAGCGGGTGAGCCGAGCACGCGTGCTCGTCGACGGCCGGACGGTCGGGGAAATCGGTCGCGGTCTTCTCGTCTTTCTCGGCGTAGGAGCCGGCGACGGAGAACGCGACGTCGAGTGGATCGCGCGCAAGATCGTGGGTCTCCGCATCTTCGAGGACGAGCGGGGCCGGTTCGAGCACTCCGTGGAAGAAGTGGGGGGCGGCTTGCTCGTCGTCTCGCAGTTCACGCTTTTCGCGGACACGCGCAAAGGCCGGCGCCCGTCGTTTTCCGGGGCCGCGGAACCGCGGGAAGCCGAGCGGCTCTACCGGGCTTGCCTCGAGGCGTTCGAGCGCCTGGGCCTCCCGCCCGCATCGGGCCTTTTCGGGGCCCGGATGCAAGTGGAGCTCACCAACGACGGTCCCGTCACGGTGTGGCTCGACAGTCGCGCGAGCTGA
- the resA gene encoding thioredoxin codes for MRRWLAPVVFFAIAVAGGLWYQQYVQRTRAGFPAPDFELEDLNGQKVRLSAFRGRVVLLNVWATWCAPCREEMPSMERLHRRFSRDGLTVLAVSQDEQGRTTVEPYVRELGLTFPVLLDPRGEVARKFGVTGYPESFVIDRDGKVVLHHVGFQDWSSPPAVEFFRRLLDRSREALADRTD; via the coding sequence ATGCGCCGCTGGCTCGCTCCGGTCGTGTTTTTCGCCATCGCCGTCGCCGGTGGGCTTTGGTACCAGCAGTACGTGCAGCGGACCCGGGCCGGCTTCCCGGCCCCGGACTTCGAACTCGAGGACCTGAACGGACAGAAGGTCCGACTTTCCGCCTTTCGCGGTCGCGTCGTGCTGCTCAACGTGTGGGCCACCTGGTGCGCGCCGTGCCGCGAGGAAATGCCGTCCATGGAGCGACTTCACCGCAGGTTTTCGCGGGACGGCCTCACCGTGCTCGCCGTGAGCCAGGACGAACAAGGGCGAACCACCGTCGAGCCGTACGTCCGGGAGCTCGGTCTCACGTTCCCCGTCCTCCTCGATCCTCGCGGGGAAGTGGCCCGCAAATTCGGGGTGACGGGGTATCCGGAAAGTTTCGTCATCGACCGGGACGGGAAGGTCGTCCTCCATCACGTGGGCTTCCAGGACTGGAGTTCGCCGCCGGCCGTCGAGTTTTTCCGCAGGCTTCTCGACCGCTCCCGGGAGGCCCTGGCCGACCGAACCGACTAG
- a CDS encoding outer membrane protein, OMP85 family has protein sequence MFARAAVVLVAWWAGFASAATVPPRFSGLVVRDVEFRSVVRVDAEVLRRLLPVRKGRPLREQDVARSVELLLQKAVWREVEPGFSEADGGVKVVFELRPATVVTGVEVRGVRHLSRRALLRRVRFLEGEVLDPERVAVATRRILELCEREGFPRARVRWDSRPEREGEARVVFFVREGPALLVRSVSWQGTGDVGPAELLRVVGWKEGLRWTSRRRKEWETKLVRFYRKRRHYAARVRLEWEDEETGRLAVRVEPGPVHRVRFSGNRSYSDRRLFSLIDLERRVVVTDGTWRELGRRIEEFYREEGFAKANVDWTIERGRSKRIRYRIEEGRRYRVGSVHVEGTKRVSRRAIVRRLEMRPPRLPFWRKPFFRPGRFEEDLRRIVDYYRGRGFRKARVVRHEIRWDEKRGLVHLRIEVEEGLPSRVRSVRVEGAPEGFRIPPPDVAVGGRWDGERLERERARVESLLRQAGYPEAEVRWETAPTRRGGVEWVDLVMRIVPGPEVRFGTLLVKGNRLTKDRVVLRELGFREGDPFGEEKLVDAEARLYSLGLFRRVAVRPGGSDANTVPVTVDVAERPPGSVEYGFGYNTQLGFRAFGELGYRNLGGMARSATLRGVVNLDASSLRPDQFLGDLGLRDPRLFDSRWSGRLNLIAQRSTREVDRFDLQRWSAVGAVERLLFRHLTFGLEAQFDASDVFDVPDDVLADPRLEGVDDQGFLRTVSVGPFFVLDRRDHSLAPTRGTFDSLRLVGSAFFLGSELDFGKIVAQHAQYIPLGKGLVLAYSLRGGWARPFDGRRTLPIRERFFLGGRSTVRGFDENSIGPQGAEGSPLGGDLVVNTNVELRIPLVWGFEAVGFFDGGAVYLQKEDIDLGDFRRSAGAGLRYRTPVGPISADYGIKLDRRSGESFGAFHFTIGTIF, from the coding sequence GTGTTCGCCCGCGCTGCCGTGGTTCTGGTCGCCTGGTGGGCCGGTTTCGCGTCCGCCGCCACCGTGCCGCCCCGCTTCTCGGGTCTCGTGGTTCGGGACGTGGAGTTTCGCTCGGTCGTACGGGTGGACGCAGAAGTCCTGCGGCGACTCCTCCCGGTCCGAAAGGGCCGGCCTCTTCGCGAGCAGGACGTCGCGCGGAGCGTCGAGCTCCTGCTGCAGAAAGCGGTCTGGCGCGAGGTCGAGCCCGGCTTTTCGGAGGCGGACGGGGGCGTGAAAGTGGTTTTCGAGCTGCGTCCCGCGACCGTCGTCACCGGCGTGGAAGTTCGCGGTGTCCGGCACCTGTCGAGACGGGCTCTTTTACGCCGGGTCCGCTTTCTCGAGGGAGAGGTGCTCGACCCCGAGCGGGTGGCGGTCGCGACACGGCGCATTCTGGAGCTTTGCGAGCGCGAAGGATTTCCCCGTGCCCGAGTTCGCTGGGATTCCCGGCCGGAGCGCGAGGGAGAAGCGCGGGTGGTGTTCTTCGTGCGGGAAGGCCCCGCGCTCCTCGTCCGTTCGGTGAGCTGGCAGGGGACGGGGGACGTCGGACCGGCCGAGCTTCTGCGGGTCGTCGGCTGGAAAGAGGGGCTGCGCTGGACGTCACGCAGGCGGAAGGAGTGGGAGACGAAACTCGTCCGCTTCTACCGGAAACGCCGGCACTACGCCGCGAGAGTCCGCCTGGAGTGGGAGGACGAGGAGACAGGCCGGCTCGCCGTACGGGTCGAACCCGGCCCGGTCCATCGCGTGCGGTTTTCGGGCAATCGCAGCTACTCGGACCGCCGACTCTTTTCCCTGATCGATCTCGAGCGCCGCGTGGTGGTGACGGACGGGACCTGGCGGGAGCTCGGCCGGCGGATCGAGGAGTTCTACCGCGAGGAGGGTTTCGCCAAGGCGAACGTCGATTGGACGATCGAGCGCGGTCGCTCGAAGCGGATCCGCTATCGGATCGAGGAGGGGAGGCGGTACCGTGTGGGCAGCGTCCACGTGGAGGGCACGAAAAGGGTTTCGCGTCGAGCCATCGTGCGACGGCTCGAGATGCGTCCTCCACGGCTTCCCTTCTGGCGCAAGCCGTTCTTCCGGCCCGGGCGGTTCGAGGAGGACCTGCGGCGGATCGTGGACTACTACCGCGGCAGGGGATTCCGGAAGGCGCGTGTCGTCCGGCACGAGATCCGGTGGGACGAAAAGAGAGGACTCGTACACCTGCGGATCGAGGTCGAGGAGGGACTGCCGAGCCGTGTCCGCTCGGTGCGCGTGGAAGGTGCCCCGGAGGGTTTCCGGATTCCGCCCCCCGACGTGGCCGTGGGCGGGCGCTGGGACGGCGAGCGGCTCGAACGCGAACGCGCACGTGTCGAGTCGCTGCTCCGGCAGGCCGGCTATCCCGAGGCCGAGGTCCGATGGGAGACCGCGCCGACGAGGCGGGGCGGAGTCGAGTGGGTGGATCTGGTGATGCGAATCGTGCCCGGTCCGGAGGTGCGGTTCGGCACGCTCCTGGTGAAAGGCAATCGGCTCACCAAGGATCGGGTCGTCCTCCGCGAGCTCGGCTTTCGGGAGGGGGATCCCTTCGGGGAAGAAAAACTCGTCGATGCCGAGGCCCGGCTCTACTCGCTCGGTCTTTTTCGCCGGGTCGCCGTGCGCCCCGGGGGCTCGGACGCGAACACCGTTCCCGTGACGGTCGACGTGGCGGAAAGGCCCCCCGGAAGCGTCGAGTACGGTTTCGGCTACAACACGCAGCTCGGGTTTCGGGCCTTCGGGGAGCTCGGGTACCGCAATCTGGGCGGAATGGCCCGGAGCGCTACGCTCCGCGGAGTCGTCAATCTCGACGCGAGTTCCCTCCGCCCGGACCAGTTCCTGGGCGACCTCGGCCTCAGGGATCCACGGCTTTTCGACAGCCGCTGGAGCGGGCGGCTCAACCTGATCGCACAACGGAGCACGCGGGAAGTGGATCGGTTCGACCTCCAGCGTTGGAGTGCCGTCGGGGCCGTCGAGAGGCTCCTGTTTCGGCATCTCACCTTCGGCCTCGAGGCACAGTTCGACGCGAGCGACGTCTTCGACGTTCCCGACGACGTCCTCGCCGACCCGCGGCTCGAAGGCGTGGACGATCAGGGGTTTCTCAGGACGGTTTCGGTCGGGCCGTTTTTCGTTCTCGATCGCCGGGACCACTCCCTGGCGCCGACGCGCGGCACGTTCGATTCGTTGCGTCTGGTCGGGAGCGCGTTTTTTCTGGGCTCCGAGCTGGACTTCGGAAAAATCGTCGCACAACACGCGCAGTACATCCCGCTCGGGAAGGGCCTGGTTCTGGCTTACTCGCTCAGGGGAGGGTGGGCGCGGCCGTTCGACGGGCGCCGGACGTTGCCGATCCGCGAGCGGTTTTTTCTGGGCGGCCGCTCCACGGTTCGGGGATTCGACGAGAACAGCATCGGTCCGCAGGGCGCCGAGGGAAGTCCCCTCGGCGGCGACCTCGTGGTGAACACGAACGTGGAGCTCCGGATCCCGCTCGTGTGGGGTTTCGAGGCGGTGGGCTTTTTCGACGGTGGTGCGGTGTACTTGCAAAAGGAGGACATCGACCTCGGGGACTTTCGCCGGAGCGCAGGCGCGGGACTTCGGTACCGGACTCCGGTGGGGCCGATCAGCGCGGACTACGGGATCAAGCTCGACCGCCGGTCGGGAGAGTCTTTCGGGGCTTTCCACTTCACGATCGGGACGATTTTCTAG
- the lgt gene encoding prolipoprotein diacylglyceryl transferase, with the protein MYPVLWDFGPVKIYSYGAMMALGFLAAGYFTGLELERAGHRRELASTFLLWAAAGGLLGARVLSILNDWRSFLEEPLSFALSGAGFAWYGGFVGGTLAVTLAAKKYAVPWTTIVDAAAPGLALGHAIGRIGCELAGDGDWGKPTSLPWAHSYPNAIVGWEEWTRAAGLPQDVRVHPAPIYESLAYLFVFAVLWALRKRSLPPGARFSLYLVLASAFRFGIEFVRINPPVLLGLSQAQWISALLALTGLSSLAYLGRRRRAA; encoded by the coding sequence ATGTATCCTGTCCTCTGGGACTTCGGTCCCGTGAAAATCTACAGCTACGGCGCCATGATGGCGCTGGGCTTCCTCGCTGCGGGTTACTTCACGGGTCTCGAGCTCGAGCGCGCCGGTCACCGGCGCGAGCTCGCTTCGACCTTCCTTCTCTGGGCCGCAGCGGGCGGCCTCCTCGGTGCCAGGGTCCTTTCGATCCTGAACGATTGGCGATCGTTTCTCGAGGAGCCCCTCTCCTTCGCGCTGAGCGGGGCCGGATTCGCGTGGTACGGGGGGTTCGTCGGCGGGACGCTCGCGGTCACCCTGGCCGCGAAAAAGTACGCGGTGCCGTGGACGACGATCGTGGACGCGGCCGCGCCGGGGCTCGCCCTGGGACACGCGATCGGAAGGATCGGGTGCGAGCTGGCCGGTGACGGGGATTGGGGAAAGCCCACTTCCCTTCCCTGGGCTCACAGCTATCCGAACGCCATCGTGGGCTGGGAGGAGTGGACTCGCGCCGCCGGGCTCCCGCAGGACGTTCGGGTGCACCCCGCCCCGATCTACGAAAGCCTCGCCTACCTCTTCGTCTTCGCCGTGCTCTGGGCTCTGCGCAAACGCTCCCTGCCCCCGGGTGCCCGCTTTTCGCTCTACCTGGTCCTGGCCTCCGCCTTCCGTTTCGGGATCGAATTCGTCCGCATCAATCCCCCCGTCCTTTTGGGCCTTTCCCAGGCCCAGTGGATTTCCGCGCTTCTCGCCCTCACGGGTCTTTCGTCCCTCGCCTACCTTGGCCGGCGACGTCGGGCAGCGTAG
- the serA2 gene encoding D-3-phosphoglycerate dehydrogenase SerA — MRAWVTASFDPAGLDRLRRHMDVVYEDWRRTGTIYFDANALATRLLELGANVLVVEADFVHEEVFDRCDLRLVGCCRGDPVNVALAKATQVGVPVLFTPARNADSVADLAVAYMLCLLRHVYTVNEALKSGRMRFENPRDYLEVYTRFGGRELGSCTVGIVGLGAIGQRVARRVRAFGARVLATDPYASDDVFEACEAERRDLRGLLREADILTLHCPLTEATRRLLGREELRSMKPGSFLLNLARADIVEEEALYEALLNGPLAGAALDVFWVEPVQSDNRFVRLPNVLASPHLGGATADVVRRQTEMIVSGIESWLRGERPRNLANPEVRFSVPPRN; from the coding sequence GTGCGCGCCTGGGTCACTGCGTCGTTCGACCCCGCAGGGCTCGACCGTCTTCGCCGGCACATGGACGTCGTGTACGAGGACTGGCGCCGGACCGGCACGATCTACTTCGACGCGAACGCTCTCGCCACGAGGCTTCTCGAACTCGGGGCGAACGTGCTCGTCGTGGAGGCGGATTTCGTCCACGAGGAGGTCTTCGATCGCTGCGATCTACGGCTCGTGGGGTGCTGCCGCGGCGATCCGGTCAACGTGGCCCTCGCAAAGGCCACGCAAGTCGGCGTCCCGGTTCTCTTCACACCCGCGCGCAACGCCGATTCGGTCGCCGACCTCGCGGTGGCCTACATGCTGTGCCTCCTGAGGCACGTCTATACCGTGAACGAGGCGCTCAAAAGCGGGCGGATGCGCTTCGAGAACCCCCGGGACTACCTCGAGGTCTACACGCGCTTCGGAGGCCGGGAGCTCGGATCGTGCACGGTGGGAATCGTCGGGCTCGGTGCCATCGGGCAGCGGGTCGCCCGCCGCGTACGGGCGTTCGGGGCCAGGGTTCTCGCCACCGATCCGTACGCGTCGGACGATGTCTTCGAAGCTTGCGAAGCCGAACGGCGCGACCTTCGCGGTCTCCTGCGCGAGGCGGACATTCTCACCCTGCACTGCCCGCTCACGGAAGCGACGCGCCGCCTGCTCGGCCGCGAAGAACTTCGGTCGATGAAGCCGGGGTCCTTTCTCCTGAACCTGGCGCGGGCGGACATCGTCGAAGAGGAAGCTCTCTACGAGGCGCTGCTGAACGGCCCGCTCGCCGGGGCGGCCCTCGATGTCTTCTGGGTCGAACCGGTCCAGTCGGACAACCGCTTCGTACGACTCCCCAACGTGCTGGCCTCCCCCCACCTCGGGGGGGCCACCGCGGACGTCGTCCGCCGCCAGACCGAAATGATCGTCTCCGGAATCGAGTCCTGGCTGCGTGGCGAGCGCCCGCGGAATCTCGCGAACCCCGAAGTCCGATTCTCCGTCCCTCCGCGGAACTGA